Below is a genomic region from Ancylomarina subtilis.
TGCCATTTATTTATTATTTATCACTATTTCAAGATTTAAATCAATTGATAATGAAAATCAAACCCTATCGTTGGCAATTCATTAATCAATCTCACACAAAAATAAAAAAACAAATGAAGCGATCAATTCCCAAAGGCTGATAGAAATCGTAAATTAGAAGAATATTTAGTCAAAGGGAACGAAAGCGTTTGAAATAATATTATGAAAATATTTTAGTGAATAAGATTTTAAATTATCATATAAATTCCTAATTTTAGTCTGTAATCAGTCTAAAACTAATTTCTAACTCGGCTATTTAAAATATATATGGAAAAAATCGAACGTGTTTGTTGGGAAGAAAATATCGATTCTTGTACTGTCGTTAAAACGGAGCTAGAAAAAAGAAATATTCCAATGAAGGAAGCTAAAATCTTGTTAGTAGAAGATAAGATTAGCAATAGAAAGACGATTGAAATTTATTTAAGATCGAGAGTCGGAAAAGTCGAAGTCGCAGAAAATGGCAAAGAAGCCGTTGAGATGTTTACCGAGAACAAATACGATATGATCCTAATGGATATACAAATGCCAATTATGGGAGGTATTGAAGCAGCTCAACACATTAGAGAAATAGAAGCTGACAGGGATTACCGTGTGCCTATCATTGCATTTAGTGCCAACTACTTTTCATCGGACAAGGAAACATCTATTGAAGTAGGTATGGATGCATATATTTCTAAGCCATTTCAATCGAAAACACTTTTTAATTTGATGGAAGAATATATCTAAGATATTTCTACACTATAACGCAAAAAAAAGGAGCCTTAAGGCTCCTTTTTTTATATATTCAGTGTGCTACAAATTAGCATCCGAAAATTGCATTCTCACCCAATTCTTCTTCGATACGAAGCAATTGGTTGTACTTAGCCATACGATCAGAACGACTCAAAGAACCCGTCTTAATCTGTCCAGCGTTAGTTGCAACAGAAATGTCAGCGATAGTCGCATCTTCAGTTTCACCTGAACGGTGAGAAGTTACTGAAGTGTAACCTGCACGGTGAGCCATTTCAATAGCGTTTAAGGTCTCAGTTAAAGTACCAATTTGGTTTACTTTAATCAAGATAGAATTAGCCGCTTTAAGCTCGATACCTTTAGCCAAATAATCTGTGTTAGTAACGAATAAATCGTCACCTACCAACTGACACTTGTCACCGATAAACGCATTAAGAGCAACCCAACCATCCCAGTCACCTTCGTCCATACCGTCTTCGATTGAATCGATAGGATACTTAGCGATCAATTCAGCTAGGTAAGCAGCTTGCTCTTCAGAGTTTCTTTTAACACCATTAGGTTCGAAAATGCTGTAATCATATACACCATCCTTGTAAAACTCAGAAGAAGCACAGTCCATAGCGATAGAAACATCACCACCATCTTCTTTACGACCTGGCTTGTAACCTGCATTTTTAATAGCAGTTAGAATACAGTCAATTGCCTCTTCAGTACCAGCTAACATTGGAGCGAAACCACCTTCGTCACCAACTGCAGTAGAAAGACCTTTACCTTTAAGAACTTTAGCAAGAGCGTGAAATACTTCAGCACCCATTCTTAAAGCCTCACGGAATGAAGGCGCACCAATAGGACGGATCATGAACTCCTGGAATGCGATAGTCGCATCAGAGTGAGATCCACCATTGATGATATTCATCATTGGAACTGGAAGTACATTAGCATTAGTACCACCAATGTAACGATACAATGGCATACCTGAATATAAAGCAGCAGCTTTAGCAGTAGCCAAAGAAACACCTAACATAGCATTTGCACCCAAGTTAGATTTAGTCTTTGTTCCGTCAAGTGCAATCATGGCTTTATCAATAGCAACCTGATCTGTTGCATCCATACCAATCAAAGCCTTTGCAATAACGTTATTTACGTTATCAACAGCTTTTAACACACCTTTACCTAAATAACGAGACTTATCGCCGTCACGAAGCTCTAAGGCTTCATTTTCACCAGTTGAAGCTCCTGAAGGAACACCGGCACGACCCATAAAACCACTAGCAAGAGTTACTTCAACTTCGATAGTAGGATTTCCACGTGAATCAAGAATTTCACGACCGTGAATGTTTACAATTTCTGACATAACTTACGGTATTAAAAATTATAATAGTAATGATAGTATCTTATTTATTATCAATCCTAAAGTTCACCAATTTAAACCACTTATGCATAAAATATTGATAAAAATTATCGTGGAATCTATGCAAACGTTAGCAAAATCTTTAGGGCACTAAAAAAGGGATAAAGCTTAACTTTATCCCTCTTGTTATATGAAAAGCTTAGATTACTCTTCGCCTTTTTCTTCTGTAGCTTCTGGAGCTTCAACTTCAGCAGGAGCATCAGCTTTCTTAGTGCTTTTTCTTCTACGAGTTGTTTTCTTAGCTTCAGCTTTTTTCTCAGATACATAAGTCTCGTTGTAATCTACTAGCTCAATAATACACATTTCTGCGTTATCGCCTAAACGATTACCAGTTTTAAGAATACGAGTATAACCTCCGTTACGAGTCGCAACCTTAACTGAAACTTCTCTGAATAACTCAGTAACGGCTTCTTTTTGCTTTAAGTAGCTAAAAACAACACGTCTTGAGTGAGTAGTATCTTCCTTACTCTTAGTAATCAATGGCTCTACATACATTTTTAAAGCCTTAGCTTTAGCAGTAGTTGTACTGATTCTTTTGTGTAAGATTAAAGAAGACGCCATATTTGAAAGCATAGCCTTTCTGTGGGCAGCTTTTCTTCCTAGGTGATTGAATCTTTTTCTATGTCTCATTTTACCTTATTCCTTATCTAATTTATACTTAGAAATATCCATACCGAAAGTAAGATTCAATGACTCTAATAGGTCATCTAACTCGGTTAAGGATTTCTTACCAAAGTTTCTAAATTTCAATAGGTCGTTTCTGTTGAATTGAACAAGTTCTCCTAATGTATCTACATCAGCAGCTTTCAAGCAATTCAATGCTCTAACAGAAAGATCCATATCTACCAATTTAGTTTTAAGAAGTTGGCGCATATGCAATACTTCTTCATCAAACTCTTCGTTTGCAAACTTCTCATCAGTGTCAAGAGTAATCTTTTCATCTGAGAATAGCATGAAGTGATAAATCAGAATTTTAGCCGCTTCTTTCAACGCTTCTTTTGGATGAATAGAACCATCAGTTGTAATTTCAAAAACTAATTTTTCGTAATCAGTTTTTTGCTCTACACGGTAATTCTCAACATCAAACTTAACGTTCTTAATTGGTGTGTGAATAGCATCAATTGGAATGACTCCAAACTCAGCATCTACGGGTTTATTCTCTACAGAAGGAATATAACCACGACCTTTATTGATAGTTAAATCCAATTGTAATTTGGCAGAGCTATCCATTCTGCAAATCACAAGTTCTGGATTCAACACTTCGAAACCGGTTAGGAACTTGTTAATATCGCCTGCTGTAAAAGTTTCTTGATCCGAAATGGTAACAGTTACCAACTCGCTGTCAACTTCTTCAACTTTTTGTTTAAACCGAACTTGTTTTAAGTTCAGGATCATTTCGGTTACATCCTCAATAATACCTGGTACTGTAGAGAACTCATGATCAACACCCTGAATTTTGATAGTAGTAATTGCATACCCCTCAAGAGAAGAAAGTAAAATTCTTCTTAAGGCGTTACCAATTGTAATACCATATCCAGGCTCTAATGGACGAAATTCGAATTTTCCGAATCTATCGTCTGCGTCGAGCATAATAACTTTGTCCGGTTTTTGGAAAGCTAATATTGCCATAAAATATTGATTAACTATTTTTATTTAGAATACAATTCAACGATTAACTGCTCCTTGATGTTCTCAGGAATTTCAGTTCTTTCTGGAATGTTTAAAAACTTACCGCTTAGTGAAGTTTGATCCCATTCCAACCAAGATGCTTGGTTGTATCTTGCAGTAGATAAAGAATCGGTAATAGCAATTAAAGACTTCGATTTTTCACGAACTCCTACGATATCCCCGGCTTTTACTGAAAATGAAGCGATATTACAAACCTGACCGTTCACAGTAATGTGTTTATGGCTAACCAACTGACGTGCAGCTGATCTTGTTGGAGCAACACCTAAT
It encodes:
- a CDS encoding response regulator codes for the protein MEKIERVCWEENIDSCTVVKTELEKRNIPMKEAKILLVEDKISNRKTIEIYLRSRVGKVEVAENGKEAVEMFTENKYDMILMDIQMPIMGGIEAAQHIREIEADRDYRVPIIAFSANYFSSDKETSIEVGMDAYISKPFQSKTLFNLMEEYI
- the eno gene encoding phosphopyruvate hydratase, whose product is MSEIVNIHGREILDSRGNPTIEVEVTLASGFMGRAGVPSGASTGENEALELRDGDKSRYLGKGVLKAVDNVNNVIAKALIGMDATDQVAIDKAMIALDGTKTKSNLGANAMLGVSLATAKAAALYSGMPLYRYIGGTNANVLPVPMMNIINGGSHSDATIAFQEFMIRPIGAPSFREALRMGAEVFHALAKVLKGKGLSTAVGDEGGFAPMLAGTEEAIDCILTAIKNAGYKPGRKEDGGDVSIAMDCASSEFYKDGVYDYSIFEPNGVKRNSEEQAAYLAELIAKYPIDSIEDGMDEGDWDGWVALNAFIGDKCQLVGDDLFVTNTDYLAKGIELKAANSILIKVNQIGTLTETLNAIEMAHRAGYTSVTSHRSGETEDATIADISVATNAGQIKTGSLSRSDRMAKYNQLLRIEEELGENAIFGC
- the rplQ gene encoding 50S ribosomal protein L17 produces the protein MRHRKRFNHLGRKAAHRKAMLSNMASSLILHKRISTTTAKAKALKMYVEPLITKSKEDTTHSRRVVFSYLKQKEAVTELFREVSVKVATRNGGYTRILKTGNRLGDNAEMCIIELVDYNETYVSEKKAEAKKTTRRRKSTKKADAPAEVEAPEATEEKGEE
- a CDS encoding DNA-directed RNA polymerase subunit alpha; amino-acid sequence: MAILAFQKPDKVIMLDADDRFGKFEFRPLEPGYGITIGNALRRILLSSLEGYAITTIKIQGVDHEFSTVPGIIEDVTEMILNLKQVRFKQKVEEVDSELVTVTISDQETFTAGDINKFLTGFEVLNPELVICRMDSSAKLQLDLTINKGRGYIPSVENKPVDAEFGVIPIDAIHTPIKNVKFDVENYRVEQKTDYEKLVFEITTDGSIHPKEALKEAAKILIYHFMLFSDEKITLDTDEKFANEEFDEEVLHMRQLLKTKLVDMDLSVRALNCLKAADVDTLGELVQFNRNDLLKFRNFGKKSLTELDDLLESLNLTFGMDISKYKLDKE
- the rpsD gene encoding 30S ribosomal protein S4, with the translated sequence MARYIGPKSKIARKFGEPIFGPDKAFENKNYPPGQHGNSRRRSKMSEYGVQLKEKQKVKYTYGVLEKQFSNLFKKAARSKGITGEVLLQLLECRLDNVVYRLGVAPTRSAARQLVSHKHITVNGQVCNIASFSVKAGDIVGVREKSKSLIAITDSLSTARYNQASWLEWDQTSLSGKFLNIPERTEIPENIKEQLIVELYSK